One window from the genome of Streptomyces sp. NBC_00287 encodes:
- a CDS encoding sodium/solute symporter, protein MLPQMLLDAGAPGTLDLDADTRSWVLVGFLTFIVPMLLICVLNGPERDRVNEFYTAGRRLRPVQGAIVLSGVYLSAATVLGTTGTVAVFGFDGLFVALCTVLSLGVLLLLAGPLRERGSYTLGDTFALRAPGPAVRIAAAVVTLSACIPYLIVQLSGAGRTTAMLLGLSGPGAEQTVIVMIGTLVVCATAFGGMRGMIALQIIKTVFLLAMALALAAVLLHRFHWSADSLIDTAARGSGRPEGYMRPGLRFADGGPVESTLDFIGLMITVVLGVACLPHVATQLNTAPDPAAARRTVRHTIGIVGAVCLVTTVLGFGAAAVIGAPKILAADPGATSSLLMLTGDLAGGSSARTGEAWLVVLVACAVFLTTLAVVASVTLAAAGAVAHDLVTNVVRRGRTTEGREVAAARIASALVGVASIFCAVWVQGWNMGFLSTLSLAVAASCLLPALVYALFWRGFTRRGLLWTLYGGLGSAIGLQVCSPVFSGNPMALMPEWHIDWFPLQTVALVSLPVAFLLGWLGSVTGRRHTAPVAQAPVKPDALTY, encoded by the coding sequence ATGCTTCCTCAGATGCTGCTCGACGCAGGGGCACCCGGCACTCTCGATCTGGACGCGGACACCCGCTCCTGGGTCCTCGTCGGCTTTCTGACGTTCATCGTCCCGATGCTGCTGATCTGTGTGCTCAACGGCCCCGAGCGCGACCGGGTCAACGAGTTCTACACCGCGGGCCGCAGGCTGCGCCCCGTGCAGGGCGCCATCGTCCTCTCCGGCGTCTATCTCTCCGCCGCGACCGTGCTCGGTACGACGGGAACCGTCGCGGTCTTCGGTTTCGACGGCCTGTTCGTCGCCCTGTGCACCGTGCTGTCGCTCGGAGTCCTGCTCCTGCTGGCCGGCCCGCTGCGCGAGCGCGGCAGCTACACCCTCGGCGACACCTTCGCCCTGCGCGCCCCGGGGCCCGCCGTGCGGATCGCGGCGGCCGTCGTCACGCTGAGCGCCTGTATCCCGTATCTGATCGTCCAGCTCTCCGGCGCGGGCCGGACCACCGCCATGCTGCTCGGCCTTTCCGGGCCGGGTGCCGAACAGACCGTCATCGTCATGATCGGCACGCTCGTCGTCTGCGCCACGGCCTTCGGCGGGATGCGAGGCATGATCGCGCTCCAGATCATCAAGACAGTGTTCCTGCTCGCCATGGCGCTCGCCCTGGCCGCGGTGCTGCTCCACCGCTTCCACTGGAGCGCCGACTCCCTCATCGACACCGCCGCTCGGGGCAGCGGCCGGCCCGAGGGCTATATGCGTCCGGGCCTTCGCTTCGCCGACGGCGGCCCGGTCGAGAGCACGCTCGACTTCATCGGCCTGATGATCACCGTGGTGCTGGGCGTGGCGTGCCTGCCCCATGTCGCCACCCAGCTCAACACCGCGCCCGACCCGGCCGCCGCCCGACGTACGGTCCGTCACACCATCGGGATCGTCGGCGCCGTCTGCCTCGTCACCACCGTGTTGGGCTTCGGTGCCGCGGCGGTGATCGGTGCCCCGAAGATTCTGGCCGCCGATCCCGGAGCCACCAGCAGCCTGCTGATGCTCACCGGGGATCTGGCGGGAGGATCGTCGGCGCGGACGGGCGAGGCATGGCTCGTCGTGCTGGTCGCGTGCGCGGTGTTCCTCACGACCCTTGCGGTCGTCGCGAGCGTGACCCTGGCGGCGGCGGGCGCGGTCGCCCACGATCTCGTCACCAACGTCGTGCGCCGCGGGCGTACCACCGAGGGCCGGGAGGTGGCCGCGGCCCGTATCGCGTCCGCCCTGGTCGGCGTGGCGAGCATCTTCTGCGCGGTGTGGGTCCAGGGCTGGAACATGGGCTTCCTGTCCACACTTTCCCTGGCGGTGGCGGCCTCCTGCCTGCTCCCGGCGCTGGTGTACGCGTTGTTCTGGCGCGGCTTCACACGCCGGGGACTGCTGTGGACGCTGTACGGCGGCCTGGGCTCCGCGATCGGACTCCAGGTGTGCAGCCCCGTCTTCTCGGGCAACCCGATGGCGCTGATGCCCGAGTGGCACATCGACTGGTTCCCGCTCCAGACAGTCGCCCTGGTGTCGCTGCCCGTCGCGTTCCTGCTCGGCTGGCTCGGCAGCGTGACGGGGCGGCGGCATACGGCACCGGTGGCACAGGCGCCGGTCAAGCCTGACGCACTGACGTACTGA
- a CDS encoding helix-turn-helix domain-containing protein → METTRTAEVAAGEQTDLWSERVGAYQTRMDYRYPRAEVFRGEMIRQRSGTYQVVTWHSDQIEYVRTPGLIRQMPDPDYRLLFPLSGELRLRQDDQEVRLTPGTGSLFALGAPFELMHGASLRGVIMSIPAQEIDGPLNRKAPLATGLDLTKGLGRVVHSVMRSLNEERDHLTTPQFDAVCDRVVELLCMLACGDDRPGTPGHLTEVEAMVRRYVREHAADPGLSGNSMARALGWSLRQIQLALQHVGTTPRDLIREERLRLIRERLLCTDCAHMTITDLAYASGFSSGSAMSTAFHRRFGVSPREMRHKAR, encoded by the coding sequence GTGGAGACCACGAGGACCGCCGAGGTCGCGGCAGGCGAGCAGACCGATCTGTGGAGTGAGCGCGTCGGGGCGTACCAGACCCGGATGGACTACAGGTACCCCCGCGCCGAGGTCTTCCGCGGCGAGATGATCCGGCAGCGCAGTGGCACCTACCAGGTCGTCACCTGGCACAGCGACCAGATCGAGTACGTCCGCACACCGGGACTGATCCGGCAGATGCCGGACCCCGACTACCGGCTCCTCTTCCCGCTCTCCGGCGAACTGCGGCTACGGCAGGACGACCAGGAAGTGCGGCTGACGCCCGGCACGGGCAGCTTGTTCGCCCTCGGCGCGCCTTTCGAGCTCATGCACGGCGCGTCCCTGCGCGGAGTCATCATGTCGATCCCGGCCCAGGAGATCGACGGCCCGCTGAACCGGAAGGCACCGCTGGCCACCGGGCTCGATCTGACCAAGGGTCTTGGCCGCGTGGTGCACTCCGTGATGCGCAGCCTGAACGAGGAGCGCGACCACCTCACCACCCCGCAGTTCGACGCCGTCTGCGACCGGGTCGTCGAGCTGCTGTGCATGCTCGCCTGCGGCGACGACCGTCCCGGCACACCGGGGCATCTGACCGAGGTCGAGGCGATGGTCCGCCGCTACGTGCGCGAACACGCCGCCGACCCCGGCCTGTCCGGCAACTCCATGGCCCGCGCCCTCGGTTGGTCCCTCCGCCAGATCCAGCTCGCGCTCCAGCACGTGGGCACCACGCCCCGCGACCTGATCCGCGAGGAGCGCCTCCGGCTGATCCGCGAGCGACTCCTGTGCACCGACTGCGCACACATGACGATCACGGACCTGGCGTACGCCTCGGGCTTCTCCTCGGGCAGCGCCATGAGTACGGCCTTCCACCGACGCTTCGGGGTGAGCCCCCGGGAGATGCGCCACAAGGCCCGCTGA